In Candidatus Polarisedimenticolaceae bacterium, the genomic stretch TGCTGGCGGAGCGACGGGGCGGCGAGATCAAGCGCCCGACGCTCGAGACCCTCACCCAGGCCCGCCGCCTCGCCGGGAACGGCGGCCAGGTGGCCGTTCTCGCCTTCGGATCCGGCGCCGCGGAGTCCGCGCCGCTCCTGGGCGGGCACGGTGCGGACCGGGTGATCGCCTGCGAGGACCCGCGGGCCGACGTCTATCTTCCCGAGGCGTACGCAGCGACCCTGGCCGCGGCCGCGCGGTCGAGCGGCGCCGACATCGTGCTCGCCCCCGCGACCGCGCTCGGCAAGGACGTCGTCGCCCGGGCCGGCGCGATCCTCGCGACCGGCGTCCTCAGCGACGTCGTCGAGATCGAGTGGACGGGGAACGCCCTTCGCGGCAAGCGCCCGGTCTACTCCGGCAAGGCGTTCGCGTGGGCGTCGATCCCGGAAGCCCGTCCCGCGATGGCGACGCTCCGTCCGAACGTCTTTCCGTCGGCCGCGCAGGCGCGCCCGGCGGAGGTCGAGTCGATCGCGCTGCAAGGCCCGACGCGCGTTCGCGCCGTCGCCCTCGAGAAGCCGGCGGAAGCCGAGCTCGACGTCGCCGAGGCGACGATCGTCGTCTCCGGCGGCCGCGGACTCAAGGCCCCCGAGAACTTCGCCCTCGTGCGCGACCTGGCGAAGGCGCTCGGCGCGGCCGTCGGCGCATCGCGAGCGGTCGTGGATGCCGGCTGGATCGACCACGCGCATCAGGTGGGGCAGACCGGCAAGGTGGTCTCCCCGTCGCTCTACGTCGCCTGCGGCATCTCCGGAGCGATCCAGCACCTCGCGGGCATGTCTTCCGCCAAGGTGATCGTGGCCGTGAACAAGGACGCCGAGGCGCCGATCTTCAAGATTGCGACGTACGGCATCGTGGGCGATCTATTCGAGGTCGTTCCGAAGATCACCGAGGAAGTCCGCAAGCTCAAGCAGCAGTAGCAAAAGGGGTCAGGCCCCTTTTTCTCCCAGAACCGGACATCCCCGATTCTGAAAGAGAAAGGGGCCTGACCCCTTTTCGTGTCTAGACCTCGTCGTGGAAGTAGGGACGCAGGCACTGGATCCGGTCTTCGTAGTTGTCGGGATACAAGAACCACGTCGTCGCGGCCACCGAGGAGAGCAGCGAGTTGCCGTCCTGGGGCGTGAAGCAGTACCCGACGATCTCCGTGTCGTTGCGGACCGCCACCGTCGGCCACGCCACCACGGTGACGTTGAGGATGCGGCCGTAGTGGCCGTGATCGCGACCGAACGAGAAAACGCTGTTCGCCGAATCCTTGTAGGTGATCGCCATCCGGTCGTTGGCGTTGGCGTGCTCGAGGAGCCGTTCCTTCGTCGTCTTGTTCTTCACCCGGACGTCGAAGAAGATCGTGTGCATGTACTGGGTCGGCATCACGCACGCCGACGAGAACAGGTTCAGGTCGTACCCCATCGTGTTGAACAGGTGCCACGCGTCGCGCGCGTGGTGCGTCCCGAAGCGGGCGTCCTTGTGCTTGCCGACCTCCGGAGCGGGGACGAAGCTGTCGTCCTGCGAGATGTCGCTCGCGCGGCGCATGCAGACGAAGCGACCCTCGACGAGGTTGTCGGGCCCGCCGTCCTGCAGGCCGAAGGTGTCGATCAGGATCGAGAGGTTGTGCGTGTTGCACGACACGACCTGGAGGAACTGGTCCTTGCCGCGCACGAGCGCGCGGTCGTTGACGCCGCGGGCGTAGGGCTTGCCGAACCCGAACTCGCTCCCCTGGGCGATGAAGCCGAGGGTGTTGTTGGTGTATTTCTCGTAGAACTCGACCTTGTTCTGCGTCCCGACGCCCGACGGCGTGCAGTCGATGACGACCGCCGCGCGTTCGAACGACTCGAGCGTCTCGTAGGTGGGCTCCATGCCGAGGTCCTGGAACCCCTTGACCGCGGATCGGTCGACACAGAGCTTCGCGCCGCGCCGCATGAGCGAGCGCACCTTCGACCGGTCGGTCAGCAGGGGAGTCCGCTTGTGGAAGGTGACTTCCTCGATCCCGAGCGCCTCGCGATACTGGCAGAGCAGGCCGATCAGAGGCTCTCCGATCGTCCCGGTGCCCACGACGTGAACCACGGCTTTCCCGGCCATCGGTATCTCCTAGGAAATGAAGGTCGAACGACTCCGGAAGCGACCGCGAACTATGCCATCCGCGCCGAGAAGGTGTCAATGGACGAAGGTCGCCGCCTTGACACCCCACGACGCGGTTCCTAGAATCCCGCATCGTTCGACGTTTCAATCACTTGGAGCGATTCGTTTGTCCGAACCCCAGGCCGCGCCGCGCCCCTCGACGACCGTCCGTGAGCTGCTCGCCGACCCCGCGGCGGAGCCGCTCGGGCTCGCGCTGGTCGCCGGCGCGGAGGGGTTGGACAACGTCGTCGACCGACCGCGGATCCAGAAGCCGGGCCTCGCCCTCGCGGGGTTCCTGGAGTACATCCACCCGGGCCGGATCCAGATCCTCGGCCGCTCCGAGATCACCTTCCTGAGCGAGCGCCCGTCGGTGGAGCGCGCGCGCCTCGTTTCGCAGGTCTGCCGCCAGGGGGTCGCCTGCTTCGTCGTCACGACCGGGCTCGAGCCTCCCCCCGAGCTCGTCCTCGAAGCGGAGTCCAACGGGGTCCCGCTCCTGCGGACCGAGCTCGCGTCGTCGGCGACGATCGAGCGGCTTACGCAGTACCTCGGCGAGAAGCTCGCCCCGCGGGTCGTGTTGCACGGCGTCCTCCTCGACGTCTACGGGCTGGGTGTGCTGCTGCTCGGGGACAGCGGGGTCGGCAAGAGCGAATGCGCGCTCGACCTGATCGTGCGAGGCCACCGGCTCGTGTCCGACGACGTCGTCGAAATCCGGCGCAAGGGGGAGCAGCTCGTCGGCACCGGCCCGGAGCTCACCCGATACCACATGGAGCTGCGCGGACTGGGTATCGTCAACGTGAAGGACCTCTTCGGCGTCGCGTCGGTGCGCCTCACGAAGTTCGTCGAATACGCCATCCGTCTCGACCCGTGGAAGCCCGGAAAGCGTTACGACCGTCTCGGCCTCGACGAGCAGGGATACGAGATCCTCGGCCTCACGCTTCCGTACATCGAGATGCCGGTGGGTCCCGGCCGGAACCTCTCCGTGCTGATCGAGGTCGCCGCGCGCAACCACCTGCTCAAGCTCAAGGGGTTCCACCCCGCGCGCGAGCTCGCGCGGCGGCTGGGCGAGCGGATCGCGGCGCCCGACGACGAGGAACCCGCCCGCGAGCCGGGCGGCGACGAGGAGGCCTGAGTTGGAGCGACTGGTCGTCATCTCCGGCCTGTCCGGCTCCGGGAAGTCCCTCGCGGCGAAATGCCTCGAGGACCTCGGCTACTTCTGCGTCGACAACATCCCGGTCGCCCTGATCCCGCCGTTCGTCGAGCTCCTGCAGCGCGGCGGCGGGAGCGTTTCGAGGGCGGCGATGGTCATCGACGTGCGCGAGGGGGAGTTCCTCCAGCCCTTCCCGGGGATCCTCGAGGAGCTTCGCGCCAAGGGCTCGCCGGTCACCGTGCTGTTCTTCGAGGCCGCCGACGAGGCGCTCAAGCGACGCTTCAGCGAGACGCGCCGCCCACACCCGATGCTCGAGGCCGAAGGGACGCTCGAGCAGGCGATCCAGGCGGAGCGCGCCGCTCTGGCGCCGCTGCGCGAACACGCCGACCGCATCCTCGACACGACCCGTTTCAACGCCCACGAGCTGCGCAAGTTCCTCAAGGCGGCCTTCGGCGCTCCCGGGGGATCGGGGCTCAACGTCCACCTCGTGTCGTTCGGGTTCAAATACGGCGTTCCCGCCGAGGCGGACCTCGTCTTCGACGTGCGCTTCCTGCCGAATCCCTACTTCGTCGAGGGACTGCGCCCCCTCGACGGGCGCTCGATGGAGGTGCAGGCGTACCTGCACGGAAAGCAGGAGACCGCGGAGTTCCTCCGACGCCTGCAGGACTTCGTCGACTTCCTGATCCCGAAATACGCCGCCGAGGGGAAGAGCTACGTGACGATCACCCTCGGCTGCACGGGCGGCAAGCACCGGTCGGTGGCGCTCGCGGAGGCGCTCCGCGAGCATCTGGAGGCCGCGGGTCACCCGGTCGCGGTCTCGCACCGGGACCTCGGCAAGGAGTGACCCCATGACCGGCGTGATCGTGTTGTCGCACGGGCGCCTCGCCGAGGAGCTCGTGCTCGCGGCGCAGCGGATCCTCGGGCCGATCGAGCGGCTCGAGGCGGTGTCGATCGACTGGGACCTCGACGTCCAGGACGCCCGCCGGCGGATCGAGGAGGCGATCGCGCGGGTCGGAGGCCCCGGCGGAAGCGTGCTCGTGCTCACCGACATGTTCGGCGGAACGCCCACCAACCTCGCGATGTCGCTTCTGGATCCCGGCCGCATCGAGGTGGTGACCGGCGTCAACCTGCCGATGCTGATCAAGTTCGCGAACCTCCGCGGCGACGGCTCGCTTCACGACGTGGCCAAACGGCTCGCCGCGCAGGGGCGCGACTCGATCCAGTCGGCCTCCGACCTCCTCGAGGGCGACGCGGGGGAGTCGCGTTGATCGAGCGGGAGATCGTGATCGCCAACCGACTGGGCCTCCACGCGCGCGCGGCGGCGAAGTTCGTGCACACCGCGCAGTCGTTCCGGGCGAAGGTGACCGTCTCGAAGGACGCCACGCGAGTCGACGGCAAGTCGATCCTGGGGCTGCTCACCCTCGCCGCCTCCCGGGGCACCCGGCTGCGCCTGGCGGCCGAGGGGGACGACGGCGAGGCGGCCCTCGACGCGCTCGAGGGGCTCGTGCGGGACCGGTTCGGCGAGGACGCGTGAGCGTCCCCTCGATCCTTCGCGGCCTCGGCGTCTCCCCGGGCGTCGCGGTCGGACGGATCCTGCGCGTGGAGCGCAGCGGGCTCCCCGAGACCCCGCAGCCGATCCCGGCGAACGCGGTCGCGCTCGAGATCGAGCGCTTCGACGCCGCGCGTGCCGCGGCGCGCGCCGAGATCGCCCGCCTGCGCGAGCGGGTGGTGCAGACGCTCGGCGAGAGCTGCGCTTCGATGCTCGACGCGCAGCGCCTCATGCTCGACGACCCCGGCCTCGTCCGCACGACCGTCCGGGGGATCGAGCGGGGCCCGTTCACCGCCGCCTGGGCGCTGCGCGAGGCCGTTGCCGGCATCGCGCGGAAGTTCGAAGCGATCGAGGACCTCCATTTCCGCGAGCGCGGCGGCGACCTCGAGGAGGTTCACCGCCGCCTCCAGCGCCTGCTCGCGGACCGGCCGGAGGAGCCCGACGCGGAAGGCGAGGGACCCACGATCGTGGTGGCGCGGGAGCTGGGCCCGTCCGACGCCGCGATGTTGTCGCGAAGCCACGTGACCGGAATCGTCGCCGACCTCGGCGGGGTCACCTCGC encodes the following:
- a CDS encoding electron transfer flavoprotein subunit alpha/FixB family protein, with protein sequence MATVLVLAERRGGEIKRPTLETLTQARRLAGNGGQVAVLAFGSGAAESAPLLGGHGADRVIACEDPRADVYLPEAYAATLAAAARSSGADIVLAPATALGKDVVARAGAILATGVLSDVVEIEWTGNALRGKRPVYSGKAFAWASIPEARPAMATLRPNVFPSAAQARPAEVESIALQGPTRVRAVALEKPAEAELDVAEATIVVSGGRGLKAPENFALVRDLAKALGAAVGASRAVVDAGWIDHAHQVGQTGKVVSPSLYVACGISGAIQHLAGMSSAKVIVAVNKDAEAPIFKIATYGIVGDLFEVVPKITEEVRKLKQQ
- the hprK gene encoding HPr(Ser) kinase/phosphatase codes for the protein MSEPQAAPRPSTTVRELLADPAAEPLGLALVAGAEGLDNVVDRPRIQKPGLALAGFLEYIHPGRIQILGRSEITFLSERPSVERARLVSQVCRQGVACFVVTTGLEPPPELVLEAESNGVPLLRTELASSATIERLTQYLGEKLAPRVVLHGVLLDVYGLGVLLLGDSGVGKSECALDLIVRGHRLVSDDVVEIRRKGEQLVGTGPELTRYHMELRGLGIVNVKDLFGVASVRLTKFVEYAIRLDPWKPGKRYDRLGLDEQGYEILGLTLPYIEMPVGPGRNLSVLIEVAARNHLLKLKGFHPARELARRLGERIAAPDDEEPAREPGGDEEA
- the rapZ gene encoding RNase adapter RapZ, which encodes MERLVVISGLSGSGKSLAAKCLEDLGYFCVDNIPVALIPPFVELLQRGGGSVSRAAMVIDVREGEFLQPFPGILEELRAKGSPVTVLFFEAADEALKRRFSETRRPHPMLEAEGTLEQAIQAERAALAPLREHADRILDTTRFNAHELRKFLKAAFGAPGGSGLNVHLVSFGFKYGVPAEADLVFDVRFLPNPYFVEGLRPLDGRSMEVQAYLHGKQETAEFLRRLQDFVDFLIPKYAAEGKSYVTITLGCTGGKHRSVALAEALREHLEAAGHPVAVSHRDLGKE
- a CDS encoding PTS sugar transporter subunit IIA codes for the protein MTGVIVLSHGRLAEELVLAAQRILGPIERLEAVSIDWDLDVQDARRRIEEAIARVGGPGGSVLVLTDMFGGTPTNLAMSLLDPGRIEVVTGVNLPMLIKFANLRGDGSLHDVAKRLAAQGRDSIQSASDLLEGDAGESR
- a CDS encoding HPr family phosphocarrier protein — encoded protein: MIEREIVIANRLGLHARAAAKFVHTAQSFRAKVTVSKDATRVDGKSILGLLTLAASRGTRLRLAAEGDDGEAALDALEGLVRDRFGEDA